From the genome of Natrinema marinum:
TCCGGCCGATCGACCGGCTGCCGTCGCTCGATCGCGCCAAAGTCGCTACCCTTTTCGCCGCCGCTCGCTCACTCGAGACCGAGACCCGTGACCGCACTCACCGTGACGATACTGGCGGGTGTCCTCTTCGGACTCGCTCTCGCGGCCCCGCCGGGACCGATGAACGCAATCATCGCCGAGGAGAGCGTCGTCCGCGGCTGGCCGGCCGGCTTCCGGGCCGGTCTTGGTGCCATGCTCGCGGACGCAATCTTCTTCGCCCTCACGCTGGCGGGCGTCGTCGCCGTGATCGACCGTGCGCCCGCCGTTCGACCGGCGCTCTATCTGGCCGGCGGCTGTCTCATGTGCTACTTCGCGGTCGGCGCGTTCCGGGAAGCTAAGACCGCGACGTCGTTTACCGACGGCGGCCGCGACGCGACCACCGGCTTTCGGAAGACGCTCGTCCTCTCGCTGACCAATCCCTACCAGATCGGGTTCTGGCTGACCGTCGGCGTCGGCCTCCTCGAGCCGGGAACGCTCGACGTGCT
Proteins encoded in this window:
- a CDS encoding LysE family translocator, translated to MTALTVTILAGVLFGLALAAPPGPMNAIIAEESVVRGWPAGFRAGLGAMLADAIFFALTLAGVVAVIDRAPAVRPALYLAGGCLMCYFAVGAFREAKTATSFTDGGRDATTGFRKTLVLSLTNPYQIGFWLTVGVGLLEPGTLDVLSHAPAVGEALSGAVVVQTGSPALLVGFFAGIACWIVVYPAALAAAGRRVDAFAPAVALLSAVVLAGFGLLFLAMGALRIV